The genomic segment GCGGGATGACTGCCGGTGCGGCCTCCGCTGGCCGAGGTTCTGTCTCCTCCGTCGAACACAATGCGCCGCCACCCGGTTATTCCCCCCGCATCGAGGTATCGACAGGTGCGGGGCCTGATGACGACGCACCTGGCCTCGCGGACATCGATCGCGATACCGAACGCCTGCGCTACGGCCCGAGGCGGATCCTGGTTCATGTCGACGATATCACCACCGCCAGCGGATTCGTGGACAGCCGCGTGCGCACCATGGCGGTGGCACTCGATGCGGTCGTGCCCCATGCCGGCGGCCTCACCATTCAGCCTCGCGTGCAACTTGCCTATCAGCCGGGCAATGCCGCCACGGGGACACAGGCGCCCGACATGCTGGGCGATTCCAGTGCGACGGGTTTCGGCGTGCGCCTGTATGGCGCCCAGCCAACCCGGCTTGCGGGCGTCTACCCGTTTGTCGAAGCCGACTGGTGGCAGGACAGCCGCAAGCAGACCATCAACATCAACGGAACCAAGATCGACACGGACCTGCTGCGCGGACTGTTCTCGTTCAATATCGGCGCACATGGCAATACCGCGTCCGGCGTCAAGTTGTGGTTCAAGGTCAAGGCGGGACACAATGCAGGGGGCACTGTCGGCGCGCGTTATCGCTGGTAGCCGTAATTGATGCAAAGTTTTTTCCGGAAGGGGCTTGCACAAAAGCCAAAGTGCGATACAATCTATGTCTCGCGTGCGGCTGTAGCTCAGTTGGATAGAGTACTTGGCTACGAACCAAGGGGTCGTGGGTTCGAATCCTGCCAGCCGCGCCACCTATGCAGAAAGAAAAGGGCTTCCGGAAACGGAAGCCCTTTTTCATTCCGTCATTCCGTCATTCCGGCGTTGTCATCACGCTCGAATCAATCGCGTTCATACGCGACCGTGGCGTATGCGCCCTGCACGGCGCGTCATTTGGCACTACAGTGAATGAGCTTCGGCGATTCAGCCGGGTTTCCTGTTCATCCCGTGACGCAAACCGTGCTCAGATGCCCGCACCCATACCATTGCCGTTTACGCCAACCCGCCTGACCTTGCGGGATGGCCGCCAGATCCTGCTGCGCGAAATCTGTGAGCAGGACCGCGCCGGATTGCTTGCCGCGTTTGCCCGGTTGTCGGACGACGCCCGCTACACGCGCTTCATGGCCCCCATGCGGGAACTGCCGGAAGCCATGGTGGAACAGGCCACGCACCCGCAACCAGACCATGAATGCGCGCTCGTCGCCATCAGTGAGGCCGAGGGCAAGGACCGCGGCGGCAGGCTGGTGGGCGGCGCGCGGTTCGTGGCGGCGCCTGGCAGCGATGTCTGCGAGTTCGCCATCACGCTCGATGATGACTGGCATGGCGCAGGCCTGGCGCGCATGCTGATGTCGGCGCTGATCGACACGGCGCGTGCGCGGGGCTATGCGCGCATGGAGGGATTCGTGCTGGCCATGAATACTCCCATGCGTCGCCTGGCGCGTCGCCTTGGTTTTTCCGACGTTGCCTGCCCCGACGATGCGACCGTGCGCATCGTCACATTGCCGCTTGGCACACAGGGCGATGTCGACTGCGCCCGATGAAACGCAGGGAATGACGGCGACGTGGCGAACGGAGGGAGGCCACCATGTCTGTACTGCTGCTCGGCAATATCGAGCCCGGCACGACCGATGACGAGATCCGCGAGTTCCTGGTGAAGTACGGCTTGCCGGAATTCGACGCTGCCGAGCATGTGCCCGGCGATGGCAGCAATCCGGCGGTCATGCTGACCTTCAGCGCGCTGGACCCGGCGACGCTGCGCAAGCTGCTCACGCGCATCCACGGCATGTTCTGGAAGCGCCGCCGCCTCAGCGCGCTGGTCATGACCGAACGCTATATCTGAGCGATGCGCGGCGCGAGCCGCCCATCCTCATCGCCGCGTCGTCAGAGTTGTCCGGCGTGGTGCCGGATATGGTCCGCTACGAAGGTGCTGATGAAGTAGTAGCCATGATCGTAGCCGGCATGCCGGCGCAGCGTCAGCGGCTGGCCTGCCGCGACGCAGGCGGCCTCGAACGCTTCGGGATGGAGCTGGTTCGGCAGGAACTGGTCCGCCAGCCCCTGGTCGACGAGGATGCCGGCCGGGAAGGGCGCCGCGGTTTGGGCGGCCATCAGCGCGCTGGCATCATGCCCGGCCCAGCGGCTGCGGTCCGTCCCCAGATAGCCGGTAAAGGCCTTCTCGCCCCACGGACACTGCATCGGCGCGGCGATGGGCGCGAACGCCGACACCGAGCGGAAGCGCTGTGGATGCCGCTGTGCCAGCACCAGCGCGCCGTGTCCGCCCATCGAGTGCCCGAAGATGCCGACCCGGTCCGGGTCGACCGGCAACTCGCGGCTCACCAGGTTGAACAGTTCCTGCGTGACGTAGCTTTCCATGCGCCAGTGCGTGTTCCACGGCGCCTCGGTTGCATCGACATAGAAGCCCGCGCCAACCCCGAAGTCCCATGCATCCGCCTCGCCCGGCACGCCTGCGCCGCGCGGGCTGGTGTCGGGTGCGACCAGCACCAGGCCGTGCTCGGCGGCAAAGCGCTGCGCGCCGGCCTTGATCATGAAGGTTTCCTCGGTGCAGGTCAGCCCGGCCAGGTAGAACAGGGCCGGCAGCTTGCCGCCGGCCCGCGCTTGCGGCGGCAGGTACACCGAGAAACGCATCGGCAGGCCGATGGCGGCTGATGCGTGCCGGTAGAAGCGCTGCACGCCGCCATGGCACCCGTGTTCTGACAGCAGTTCCAGGGTCACGGCGCGCTCCTCAGTACAGCACCACGGAACGGATCGACTCGCCGCGCTTCATCAGGTCGAAGCCTTCATTGATACGCTCCAGCGGCAGCGTGTGCGTGATCAGGTCGTCGATATTGAGCTTGCCGTCCATATACCAGTCAACGATCTTCGGCACGTCGGTGCGGCCGCGCGCGCCGCCGAAGGCCGAGCCCTTCCATTCGCGCCCGGTCACGAGCTGGAACGGGCGCGTGGAGATTTCCGCGCCGGCCTCGGCCACGCCGATGATGATCGACTTGCCCCAGCCCTTGTGGCAGCACTCCAGCGCCTGGCGCATGATCTGCGTGTTGCCGATGCACTCGAACGAGTAGTCCGCGCCGCCGTCGGTGAGCTGGATGATGTGGTCGACGACATTGCCCACGTCCTTGGGGTTGACGAAATCCGTCATGCCGAACTTGCGCGCCATGGCTTCGCGCGCGGGGTTGATGTCCACGCCGATGATCTTGTCCGCGCCCACCATCTTCGCGCCCTGGATCACGTTCAGGCCGATGCCGCCCAGGCCGAACACCACCACGTTGGCACCGGCTTCCACCTTGGCGGTGAAGATGACCGCGCCCACGCCGGTGGTCACGCCGCAGCCGATGTAGCAGACCTTGTCGAACGGCGCGTCGGGACGGATCTTCGCCAGCGCGATCTCCGGCACCACGATGTGGTTGGCGAAGGTCGACGTACCCATGTAGTGGAAGATCGGCTTGCCGTCGATCGAGAAGCGCGAGGTGCCGTCCGGCATCAGGCCCTTGCCTTGCGTTGCGCGGATGGCCTGGCACAGGTTGGTCTTGCGCGACAAGCAGAATTTGCACTGGCGGCATTCCGGCGTGTACAGCGGGATCACGTGGTCGCCGGGCCTGAGCGAGGTCACGCCCGGGCCGACGTCGGTGACGATGCCCGCGCCCTCGTGGCCCAGGATCGCCGGGAAGATGCCTTCCGGATCGGCGCCGGAGAGCGTGTAGTAGTCGGTGTGGCAGATGCCGGTGGCCTTGATTTCCACCAGCACTTCACCGGCGCGCGGGCCTTCCAGGTCCACGTCTTCGATGGTCAGCGGGGCGCCGGCTTTCCAGGCGATGGCGGCTTTGGTCTTCATGGGATCCTCCGGGGGAAAGGGGAACAGACGGCCTGCGTGGGCCAAAGGCATGACTATACGGCCTTGCGGGGAGACACAGGCATCACTTCTTCGACGCGCGTGGCCGCTGATCGGACGCATTGCATCGCGTACCCCTCGAAAGTGGGGTGAGCAATGGTTGGTTTGTTCCGTTGCTTGCAGGCTGGAGCCATTGGCGTTCAGGGTTGCATCCCGTCCCAATGGCTCGTTCGTCGTCCCCACATCGTAAATGGAATGAAGACTCTGACCCTCAACCAACGGCTCTGGATCCCCTTTGGCCTGATCTGGATCGCCATGCTCGGCATCTGCACGTACGAGGCGTTCGTCACGCGCGCGGAGATGTTCGTCGGACGCCAACGCGAGATGCAGAGCGTCGCCGAGGCCTCGGTCAGCCTGATCGCGGCCATCGAGAAAGACGCCGCGAGCCAGGGTATGTCCGTTGAAGAGGCGCAGAAGCTGGCCAAGGATCGCCTGCGCCCGCTGCGCTTCGGCACGGACGGCTACGTCTCGATCACGGATTTCTCGGGCCGCTCGCTGATGCACCCGTTCAAGCCCGAGAACGAGGGCAAGAACCTGACCGCGATGAAGGATCCGAACGGCGTGGCCATCTACGTGGAAATCGCGAAGATCGCGAGCGGCCAGGGTGCGGGCTTTCTGAACTACATGTGGCCGAAGCCGGGCGCGAGCGAGCCGCTGCCCAAGGTCAGTTATATCAAGGCCTTCAAGACGTGGGAGTGGGCTGTCACCACCGGCGCCTACGTCGATGACATCGAGGCTGCATTCCGTCAGGCGCTGATCCACTCCATCCTGATGCTGGTGATCCTGGGCGGCGCAGCGACCCTGCTGGCCGCGTGGCTGCTGCGCGGCGTGCGCCGCGACCTCGGAGGCGAGCCGGCCTATGCCGCGTCGATTGCCAACAGCATCGCGGACGGCGACTTCACGCGCGAGATCGAGCTGCGTCACGGCGACACGGCGAGCCTGCTCTTCGCGATGCAGCGCATGCAGGGCAAGCTGGCCGGCACGGTGAGCGGCATCCGCGCCTCCGTCGAATCGGTGGCCACGGCCACCGCGCAGATTGCCGCGGGCAATTCGGACCTGTCGTCGCGTACCGAGCAGCAGGCGGCCTCGCTGCAAGAGACCGCCGCAAGCATGGAAGAGCTGACGACCACCGTGCAACACAATGCCGACAGCGCGCGCCAGGCGAGCGGACTGGCCGACAATGCGTCGGAGATCGCCAATCGCGGCGGCGAGGTG from the Cupriavidus sp. WKF15 genome contains:
- a CDS encoding hydrolase → MLVCSVARADEGAPGTDSILGWQHVQASDLGGMTAGAASAGRGSVSSVEHNAPPPGYSPRIEVSTGAGPDDDAPGLADIDRDTERLRYGPRRILVHVDDITTASGFVDSRVRTMAVALDAVVPHAGGLTIQPRVQLAYQPGNAATGTQAPDMLGDSSATGFGVRLYGAQPTRLAGVYPFVEADWWQDSRKQTININGTKIDTDLLRGLFSFNIGAHGNTASGVKLWFKVKAGHNAGGTVGARYRW
- a CDS encoding GNAT family protein, yielding MPAPIPLPFTPTRLTLRDGRQILLREICEQDRAGLLAAFARLSDDARYTRFMAPMRELPEAMVEQATHPQPDHECALVAISEAEGKDRGGRLVGGARFVAAPGSDVCEFAITLDDDWHGAGLARMLMSALIDTARARGYARMEGFVLAMNTPMRRLARRLGFSDVACPDDATVRIVTLPLGTQGDVDCAR
- a CDS encoding RNA-binding protein yields the protein MSVLLLGNIEPGTTDDEIREFLVKYGLPEFDAAEHVPGDGSNPAVMLTFSALDPATLRKLLTRIHGMFWKRRRLSALVMTERYI
- the fghA gene encoding S-formylglutathione hydrolase — encoded protein: MELLSEHGCHGGVQRFYRHASAAIGLPMRFSVYLPPQARAGGKLPALFYLAGLTCTEETFMIKAGAQRFAAEHGLVLVAPDTSPRGAGVPGEADAWDFGVGAGFYVDATEAPWNTHWRMESYVTQELFNLVSRELPVDPDRVGIFGHSMGGHGALVLAQRHPQRFRSVSAFAPIAAPMQCPWGEKAFTGYLGTDRSRWAGHDASALMAAQTAAPFPAGILVDQGLADQFLPNQLHPEAFEAACVAAGQPLTLRRHAGYDHGYYFISTFVADHIRHHAGQL
- a CDS encoding S-(hydroxymethyl)glutathione dehydrogenase/class III alcohol dehydrogenase, which translates into the protein MKTKAAIAWKAGAPLTIEDVDLEGPRAGEVLVEIKATGICHTDYYTLSGADPEGIFPAILGHEGAGIVTDVGPGVTSLRPGDHVIPLYTPECRQCKFCLSRKTNLCQAIRATQGKGLMPDGTSRFSIDGKPIFHYMGTSTFANHIVVPEIALAKIRPDAPFDKVCYIGCGVTTGVGAVIFTAKVEAGANVVVFGLGGIGLNVIQGAKMVGADKIIGVDINPAREAMARKFGMTDFVNPKDVGNVVDHIIQLTDGGADYSFECIGNTQIMRQALECCHKGWGKSIIIGVAEAGAEISTRPFQLVTGREWKGSAFGGARGRTDVPKIVDWYMDGKLNIDDLITHTLPLERINEGFDLMKRGESIRSVVLY
- a CDS encoding methyl-accepting chemotaxis protein, with the protein product MKTLTLNQRLWIPFGLIWIAMLGICTYEAFVTRAEMFVGRQREMQSVAEASVSLIAAIEKDAASQGMSVEEAQKLAKDRLRPLRFGTDGYVSITDFSGRSLMHPFKPENEGKNLTAMKDPNGVAIYVEIAKIASGQGAGFLNYMWPKPGASEPLPKVSYIKAFKTWEWAVTTGAYVDDIEAAFRQALIHSILMLVILGGAATLLAAWLLRGVRRDLGGEPAYAASIANSIADGDFTREIELRHGDTASLLFAMQRMQGKLAGTVSGIRASVESVATATAQIAAGNSDLSSRTEQQAASLQETAASMEELTTTVQHNADSARQASGLADNASEIANRGGEVMEQVITTMTQIADSSGQIADIIGVIEGIAFQTNILALNAAVEAARAGEQGRGFAVVAGEVRSLAQRSAGAAKEIRTLIGTSVDRVRSGSDLVTRAGATMTEITQSIRRVTDIMGEIAAASVEQRTGIEQVNQSVAQMDQVTQQNAALVEEASAAAHSLEEQAAALRQAVAAFRIAQAH